The following nucleotide sequence is from bacterium.
GGGGCGTAGCCCATCACCTCCGGATCGATGCCGCTTACCGCCCACGCCACCAGGCGCAGGCGCGGCTCGGCGCCCCGGGCCCGGGCCACCTTCTCGCTCGTCAGGACTACCGAGGCGGCACCGTCGTTGATGCCCGAAGAGTTGCCGGCCGTGACCGTTCCGTCCTTGACGAACACCGGTCGGAGCCGGCCGAGGCTCTCTTCCGTGGTGTTCGGCCTCGGGTGCTCGTCCACCAGGAACGGGTCGTCCTTAGGGCGCTCCACGCCGACGATCTGGTCCTCGAACAAACCCTCCTTGATGGCGACAGCGGCCCGGTGCTGGCTCTCGGCGGCGAACCGGTCCTGCGCGCTACGGCTGACGTTGTAGCGCTCGGCCACCCGCTCGGCGGTGGTGCCCATCGGGTACCCGCCGAAGGGGTCGGTCACCAGGGACAGGGTGCCGTCGATGGACTTCCGAGGGCCCAGCCTCCAACCGTCACGCGCCTGGTAGTCGAGGAACGGCTGGCTGCTCATGTTCTCGTTCCCGCCGGCCACGACGATGTCCGCGTCCCCGAGCATGATCTGCTGGGCGCCGGTGATGATCGCCTGAAGACCGGACGAGCAGAGCCGGTTGACGTTCATGGCCGTGGTGGACGACGGAAGCCCCGCTTCGAGGGCGCACCGCCGGGCGTTGTAGGCGTCAGGACCGACCTGGCCGATCTGGCCCATGACCACCTCGTCCACCTCTCCGGCTTCGACGCCCGCCCGGATCAACGACTCCTTGATCGTTATGGCGCCGAGCTTGTAGGAGTCGATCTTGGCAAGCGACCCCCCGTACGTTCCGATGGCGGTCCGAGCCGCCCCGACTACGACCACCTGGTCCATGTCAGCCATGCCTGCTTCCTTTGTACGACCGCGAGCGCCCACCCCCCGGGCGACAGACTCAGACCGGGCGAATGGACAGTCAGTGATGCTAGTGGTCTGTCTGCGAAACAGCTTGGCGTGTTCTGGCGGTCATCGGCGTCCCGTCGCTGCGTTCCGCTTCCTCGACGTACCGCTGCGGGTACGCCTTCGTCAGCGGGCCTTGCGAGGAACACCGCTGCCGACGCCATACCACACCGCCATTCCTCAGACAGACCACTGTGGTCGGGTCCGCCGTCTTGCGGGTCGGTGGGCTAACGGCTTTGATCGATCAGCTGGTCGGTGATGGCGTCGAACCGGTCGGCTACGGAGGCATACTCGGCGGCCGCCGCCCGGCGGGCGGTTCCGTCATCCGGTGCGGGGAGGCGGAGGCCATCGAGTACGTCTTCGGCCAGCGTGGCCAACTCGCCGGCCAGCTCGACCGGGCCTCCAGGTCCCGCGTGGCGGTCGGCCAGGTCGGCCGGGGGAGTCAGGTCCCGGACCGTTGCCTCGAGCGTTCGGGTCCGTTCGATGAAGTCGACGACGGCCGCTTCGGTCTGGCGGAAGGAAGCCCCGATATCCCGCTGCCCCTGCCAGGCCTGGTTGGCGTCGGTGAGGTCGCCGAGGAGCCGGGTGGCGGTAGCGGTCAGGCCCGACAGTTCTTCCAGATAGAGAGCGGCATCCTCCGCCAACCCGTCCGCTTCCGACCCCGCGGAGGCGACCCCCAGATCTTCGGCATCATCCCGCACCCGGTCGGCCAGATCGTTGATCGCGGTGTTGAACTCCTCCGAGGCGGCGCTGTAGTCGGCGAGGGCGGCCCTGCGGGCGGAGCCGTCCTCGGGGAAGGGGAGCCTGAGGCCGGCCAGGACCGCCTCGGCCAGTGGAACCATGCGGGCGGTCAACTCGATCGGTCCGCCCGATCCCCCATGAAGGCCGGCCAGGGTCGGCGGAACCTCCATCCCGGCCGCCTGGCCGGCCAGAGCCCGGACGCCGGCGATAACGGCACGGATGGCGTCGCTGGTCATCCCGAAGTCCGGTCCGGTCGAGTAGCGGTTGTCGAAGACCCGGTTGGTCGCCGTCATTTCCTCGACCAGGAGAGAGAGGGTCCGGCGCGCCTCGGCCAGTCCGGTGGCGTATTCCGGACGCGCCGCGTCGGCGAGGGTGGTGGTCGTCGCCACGGCGGTCGTGGTCGTGGTGGCCGCGGTCGTGTCGGCTGAGGCTGTGGTGGTGGTGGGCGTGGTTGTTGCGTGGGTCGTCGCGTCGGCGAGGGTGGTGGTCGTCGCCACGGCGGTCGTGATCGTGGTCGTGGCCTCGGTGGAGGGGGCCCCGGCCGTTGCGGTTGTCGTGGGGTCGGAGGCGACCGTGGTGCCGGGCTCGACGTCGTCACCTGTCTCCCGGTTGGTGATGACGAATACCAGAACCGCCACGAGTACCAGCCCCAGGATGACCTGGCCCAGTGCCCGTCTCCTCATGCCCGAACCCTCCGATCAGAAACCCTGCCC
It contains:
- a CDS encoding thiolase family protein, which produces MADMDQVVVVGAARTAIGTYGGSLAKIDSYKLGAITIKESLIRAGVEAGEVDEVVMGQIGQVGPDAYNARRCALEAGLPSSTTAMNVNRLCSSGLQAIITGAQQIMLGDADIVVAGGNENMSSQPFLDYQARDGWRLGPRKSIDGTLSLVTDPFGGYPMGTTAERVAERYNVSRSAQDRFAAESQHRAAVAIKEGLFEDQIVGVERPKDDPFLVDEHPRPNTTEESLGRLRPVFVKDGTVTAGNSSGINDGAASVVLTSEKVARARGAEPRLRLVAWAVSGIDPEVMGYAPALAVPAVLDKAGLTLDDIDLIELNEAFAAQAVAVIRDAGLDPEKTNISGGAIALGHPVGATGTMLAIKLMHALERTGGRRGIVTMCIGGGQGMAAIFERP